A genomic window from Actinomycetota bacterium includes:
- a CDS encoding acylglycerol kinase family protein, with translation MAEPLAAQPAATPRPAVRRVAVVFNPATSPDDAPERKRDLQAALNAAGVEVVVWLETTKQEAGQGLTRQAVEQGVDLVLAAGGDGTVMACVTGLAASDVPLAVLPGGTGNLLALNLDLPSDLDDAVDVALHGDRRQLDVGALDGGADRFVIMSGLGFDAAMLRDANPTLKPASARSPTCSAACASFAGAQPGSASASTTSRPSPAPARAC, from the coding sequence ATGGCTGAGCCGCTCGCGGCCCAGCCGGCCGCCACCCCGCGGCCCGCCGTACGCCGGGTCGCGGTGGTCTTCAACCCGGCCACCTCCCCTGACGACGCGCCCGAGCGCAAGCGCGACCTGCAGGCGGCGCTGAACGCGGCCGGGGTCGAGGTGGTGGTGTGGCTGGAGACCACCAAGCAGGAGGCGGGCCAAGGCCTCACCCGCCAGGCCGTCGAGCAGGGCGTGGACCTGGTCCTGGCTGCGGGCGGCGACGGCACCGTGATGGCCTGCGTCACCGGCCTGGCCGCCAGCGACGTGCCCCTGGCGGTCCTGCCCGGCGGCACCGGCAACCTCCTGGCGCTCAACCTCGACCTACCAAGCGACCTGGACGACGCGGTCGATGTCGCGCTGCACGGCGACCGCCGCCAGCTCGACGTCGGCGCCCTTGATGGCGGCGCCGACCGCTTCGTGATCATGAGCGGGCTCGGCTTCGACGCCGCCATGCTTCGCGACGCCAACCCCACCCTGAAACCCGCATCGGCGCGCTCGCCTACGTGCTCAGCGGCCTGCGCCAGCTTCGCCGGTGCCCAGCCCGGTTCCGCATCCGCCTCGACGACCAGCCGCCCATCACCCGCGCCGGCCAGGGCCTGCTGA